tttaaaatatatataatacatcaaaaatactaaacatcaaaacaaatatttcccagtaaattgaaaataaattttaaaaaaatatgtatacttaaataatactaagatagatgaacttaacaagcaaatgtctctaaaataataacaaaattaacaaatgtctttaaaataataacaaaattaacaataaaataagttttctacaatatccaaacaataacaacaaaatagaagcaacataataataaaatggtaacaaaatagggagaaaacaataagaaaataatattaaaaacaaacatatttattttcctttagtgaattcgggccGGGCAAACCCCAGGCCGAAATGCCTTACCCGAGACctgacccattttttaaacgggttttttttttgtcaaagcccattttttgggcctatatttttgtccaacccatgaacaggtctaaCGTATACTATCGAATGAAATTAAGTATTTAGTTCGTACCAATATTCTTAACTAATTTTTACTTTATCTGGTATTGAAGAAATAATATGTATTATCAAATTTGCTCCAATGTATTTTCACTAtttgattttgggttaaatatgaaattggTAATCTGAATTTGCCCACTTCTCCTAGATTAAtacttaaggtttttttttgtccCAGATTGATGTCCTAACTTTTTTCCGTCAACTATATTAGCACTCAAGCCTAACACCGTTAAGTTTGGGACATGTGATAGTATCAAACAATGACATGTGTTAGTAGTGACATATTGATGatgtcattatttttattttctttcatttgttcAAGTCAGCAAAAAAGCAACGACATTAGGCTCAGGTACGAATCTAGGACAAAAAAATCTTAAGTATCAATCTGAGAGAAGTGAATAAATTCGggtaccaattttatatttaacccttaattttaaattataattactcCGCATTTGTAATACTTAATAGtaaaactttgaagaaaaaaacagtgaaattttgagtaattttatcaattgaaaCCGAAAGAGTAAGAAACAAAATTCAATACTTATGATGcatgaataaatataaagttgtatgaatattgattaattcattgtaatatttattttatttaatgtattaataattcattaattatatataaaaacattaattaacttttttcataaattaaccaaaataaggAGCATAGGATTGATGAGCTgcttgtttttttctttgacCAAAATCGTGTGCTTCTTACTAATTTCTGCCATACccatataattaattaattaattaaaataattgaccCACCAATCATTTCAAGATACCGTATTGACATGTCTCCACTTCATCCATGTGTCAAAATCTCTATGCtctcattttcaaacaatttcattttggttaaaatatgccataagttCTTGCGGTTCTcgtactcttcacaaatttataattcaatccctttacttttcaaaatttaaaagttcatGTCCAATTATTAACGCTGTTAACTTTTTTAGGGGAGCTGgggcccctgccagccccctGGTTATTccctttttaaaacttataataaaaatttcacttATTTTTACATTCGAAcctgattattttttaaagaaaaaaactataatTCAAGTGAAaccaaaatcaataaatttgagATTGTCTCTCAGGaatcatttggtaaaatttaagtctagatttcaatatttaaaagaCAAACAAAGTGATGTAACATTTTAGGGGTTACATATACAAACGAGTGGACCCTCTCTATAAtggttattgtgaaaatatatatgatatatatattgggGTAAAGTTAGAAAAGaattttaaaggactaaatcaaatttttatcatttttagggggtcAAAGTGTacttttatctttactaatttaaaatttcaaaaaaaattaaagggcctaaatagaattttttttcattttaagggagTCAGGGCCTCTGTCAGCCCCTGActactataataaaaaaaattcacttatCATTACATTCAAacctaatttttctaaataaaataattataatccaAGTGAAatagaaatcaataaaattggGATTATCTGTCagaataatttagtaaaatttaagtctagatttcaatatttaaaagaCAAACAAAGTGATGTAACCTTTTAGGGGTTATATATACAAACGAGTAGACCCTCTCTGTGATGGTTattgtgaaaaatatatattatatacattggGGTAAAGTtagaaaagaattttaaaagattaaatcaaatttttatcacttttagggggccaaagtgtaattttacctttactaatttaaaattttaaaaaaaattaaagggcctaaataaaaaaatcattttaagagaGCCAGGGCCCCTGCCAGCCCCAGGCtactataataaaaaattcacttaTCTTTACATTCGagcctaatttttttctaaggaaaaaaaactataatCCAAGTGAAACCGAAATCAATAAATTTTGGATTATCTATCACAaatcatttggtaaaatttaagtctagatttcaaattttaaaagacaAACAAAGTGATGTAACCTTTTAGGGGTTATATATACAAACGAGTGGACCCTCTCTGTAATGGTTATTGTGaaaagtatatattatatatattggggtaaagttagaaaagaaatttaaaggattaactcgaatttttataatttttaaggggccaaagtgtaattttacttttacaaatttaaaattttaaaaaaattaaatggcctaaatagaaaattttttattttaggggagTCGAGGCCTCTACCAGCCCCTGgctattataataaaaaattcatttatcttTACATTCGAACctgatttttttctaaagaaaaaaaaataaaatccaagtGAAACCGGAATCAATAAATTTGAGATTATTTGTCTGGaatcatttggtaaaatttaagtctagatttcaatatttaaaagaCAAACAAAGTGACGTAACCTTTTAGGGGTTACATATACAAACAAGTGCACCCTGTTTACAATGGTTAttgtgaaaaaatattatatatatatatatatatatatatatatatatattggggtaaagctagaaaataattttaaaggattaaatcaaattttcatcattttaggggtcaaagtgtaattttacctttactaatttaaaattttaaaaaattaaagggcttaaataaaaaatttctattttaggaGAGCCGGggctagaggtgctcatgggccgggtggcccgcttgaaatatgggagggtttgggtaaaatataggccgaaatatgggcttgggcaaaaaatgaggcccgtttagaaagcGGGCAGCCTCGGCACAACTTTTTGCCGGGCCAGGCCCGCCCGAccggcccgatataataaatatatttattttttaaattttttataattttaaaataattttaaaatactttttttaaatttttttaattttaaaatatttttaaaatattttaaatttttaaaataaaattttggtattttattaaaaaaatgggtcgggcccgggcttatgatttttttcccgaGCCGGGCatgggcaaaatttcaggctcatatttcgggctgggccgggcccgagtcctaaattttttatgggtccgacccggcccggcctatgagcacctctagccggggcccctgccagcccctggctactataataaaaaaaacccacTTATCTTTACATTcgaacctaatttttttttctaatgtaaAAAAACTATAATCTAAGTGAAACCGGAATCAATAAAATTAGGATTATCTATCACGaatcatttggtaaaatttaagtctagatttcaatatttaaaatacaaataaagtgATGTAACATTTTAGGGGTTACATATACAAACGAGTGGACCCTATATGCAATGATTATTGTGAAAAAAACATATTATCTTTATTGGGGtaaagttagaaaaaaaataaaagattaaatcgatttttatcattttaggggatcaaagtgaaattttacctttactaatttaaattttaaaaaattaaagggattaaatagaaaattttccattttagaggAGTCAGGCCTGCTAGCCCTGGtactataataaaaaattcacttattttacattcaaacttgattttttctaaagaaaaaatataattcaagtgaaaccgaaatcaataaatttgggattatttttctaaaaccatttggtaaaatttaagTGTAGATTTcgatatttaaaagataaacaaAGTGATGTAACCTTTTAGGGTTACATATACAAATGAGTAGATCCTCTCTGAAATggttattatgaaaatataaattatatacatattggggtaaagttagaaaaaaatttaaatgattaaatcaaattttatcatttttagagggctaaagtgtaatttgacatttactaatttaaaatttttaaaaaaattaaagggcctaaatagaatttttttcattttagggagCCGAGGGGGCCCTGCtactataataaaaattcacTTATCTTTACGTTTgaacctaatttttttctaaagaaaAAAGACTATAATCCAAGTGAAACTGAAATCAATAAATGTGGTATTATCTGGTAAAATTTAAGtctagattttaatatttaaaagacaAACAAAGTGATGTAACTTTTAGGGTTACATATACAAATGAGTAGACCCTCTCTATAATGGTTattgtgaaaaatatattatatatatttgggtAAAGTCGAAATGTTTTGAggatcgaaattaaattgtatattttcacgatagtaaaaatgcaatttcaccattttattAGTCTATATCATTATaacttttaaagaaataaatcaaacttttatcatttttggaagttaaatgtaattttatcaatactaatttaaaattttgtaagttaTAAAGGgacctaaatataaaattttccatttgagAGAGAACAGAACCCTACCAGCACCTAGCTTTGCCATTGATGTATACTATGGATTGAAATTAAGTATTTAGTTCATACCAATATTTTGAACTAATTTTACTTTATCttttattgaagaaataatatGTATTATCAAATTTGCTCTAATGTGTTTTCACTAgttaattttgagttaaacataaaattggCAATATGAATTTGTCCACTTGTACCAAATTGAtacttaaggtttttttttgtccCAGATCAgtactttaactttttttccGTCAACTATATTAGCATCCAAATCTAACGCCGTTAAGTTTAAAACAGGTGATAGTATCAGCCAATAACATGTGTCAATAGAGACATCTTGATGatgtcattatttttcttttctttcatttgtcCAAGTCAATAAAAAAGTAACGACGTTAGGCTTAGGTACTAATCTaggacaaaaaaaaatgttaagtatCAATTTAGGAGAAATGGATAAATTCGGAtactaattttatatgtaaccatttaattttaagttttaattactccacatttataataattaatagtaaaacTGTAAAGAAAAAACAgtgaaattttgagtaattttatCAAATGAAACCAAAAGAGttagaaacaaaatcaaatagttatgatgcatgaataaataaaagttgtatgaatattgattaattcattgaaatatttattttatttaatatattaataattcattaattatatataaaaacattaattaacatttttcataaattaaccaaaataaagaGCATAGGATAGATGAGCTGTTTGGTTTTTCCTTTGACCAACATCGTATGCTTCTTACTAATTTCTGCCATACccatataattaattaattaattaaaataattgaccCACGAATCACTTGGATATATTGCCATGTCTCCACTTCATCCATGTGTCAAAATCACTATGCTTTCCTTTTCAAACAATttcattttggttaaaatatgccataagttCTCGTGGTTCTCGTtctcttcacaaatttaaaatttaatacctctgcttttcaaattttaaaagttcataTCCAATTATTAACACtgttaacttttttttgtcaaaattattagtgtcaaataaaaaaaaatactcacttggtagtagaggtgctcatgggccaggccgggccaGGTTCGGGcctggcccgaaatatgggcctaagattttgcccaggcccggcccgggaaaaatcATAAGCCGGGCCTGCCcgcccattttattttaaaattttaaaaattaaaaaagtattttaaaatattttaaaagtattttaaaaatattttaaaagtattttaaaatattttaaaagtattttaaaatattttaaaattaaaaaatattttaaaattaaaaaataaaaagtatgtaaaaatattttaaaattttaaaaataaatatatttattatatcgggcggGCGGGCCcggccaaaaagtggtgccgaGGTCTGCCCgctttctaaacgggcctcgttttttgctcaagcccatatttcgggcctatattttacccaaaccctcccatacgggccgcccggcccatgagcacctctacttggtagtaatgtaattaaaatgatgttgaaatgaactcaaattttacaaaatgatCTTAACAGTATTAACAAttggacctaaattttgaaaactaaaaagtataggcactaaattcttaaaaatataagtatagggattaaattttaaaattttgaagagtagagggacttatgacatattttaacctttcatCTTCTCTtaaaaatttgatgtaatttagCTAAACTCATGGTTTTAACTGGACTAATGATCTAACCTACCAGATTAGTTTAATTGGTTCGATTATCAACtctatttgaattaaataaattattaaaaaattttaaaaataaaaaataaaatcaattcaaccatCGATCAATCTTTTATCTCGGTTCAACTGGGTTTAAgtagtttattaaaaaattcgaTCTCATTGCCTGGAATGGCATACCAATCGATTTCTAATTCTAACAAGAATGCGCACTTTTAACTTAAGatcaatttgaaattaaaaatcagTTTTTTCGAATTCAACAAGTTAAACTCCTCTTttgcaaatttattttcaaattctttaattaaaaattaaatatccttgaaaaataaaataaaattcggttGATAACAGACTAAACTGAATAACTGTAATTTCAAAGTCTCGTCTGCTCCACCTTTGCAACATAGTTTGCCTATATATATACTGCGTTCTCTTCTACTATACTGATTAAGATTGAAAAAGAAGTAAAGCAATAACTTCGCGTATAAGTTTTCCCGGCTTTTAGTTTCCTTTCCGGGAAATTTTCAGTAGCCATGTCGACCATTTCGTTTCCAAGAACTAATTTCTTTACTTACGCTTGCAATGGATCGAGTCCCCGCCACAAGCTTCATTCAATTTCGCTCACTCCAAATACGTAAGTCTTTttgtgatttctttttcttcaagttAACTAAGATTTTTAGGGTTCTTGATCGTACGTTCTTTATTAGGAAAATGAATACGAAATCAATCGGCCTGGTGAGGAAGGAAGATCATTCGGTATTGCCTCGAACGTCGTTGATTACTCATCTTAAATTCAACAGTCTAGAACCGTCGGATGAGGATCTTTTTCACGAAAAGAAATTAGTATTCGGAAATTACGTGGCGAGACAGGCCGTCCGCGATGAAGAATTGTGGGTACGTATATACTGTTTCTAACCTTTCTAATTTGTTTCATTTGATCAAATGAATGCTGATGgctctttgttttgttttgtgtCAGGTAGCGGCATATCTGAGAGCAGAAACTCACTGGGAAGATCAACCAGGCGATGAAAGGTAGGGATtgaatttctaaatatttatttcttgaagTGAATGTATAATCTTTTTGTTTCTCAATTAAGTCCTTAGATAACTATATAAGATATAGAAGGATATAGACGCAGAGCAGACTGATAAGTAGCTCTTTTATGTAGAGAAATACAGTACCCTTTTTATGAACCTGGAGCTTAGTTCGGTTTAGTTCATATAGATTCAAGTCTCAGTATTTGCAATGTTTCTTAAATGGATGCCTCTGATTGTCTCTATTCATGATACATATACAGATTGATCGAACACCTCAAAATGGATTTCATTGAGCGGGTAGGACAGACTAGTGCCTTTCTCTTAATTACTTGCATATACATATGAATTTTGGGTTACATGTGAAATGTTTACAAACATTCCATGATTTACAGGAGTTCAATTCCTTGAAAATGCGATGCCGGGGGCAATTCGGGCAGATAAATAAATGTGTCGTCGCGGTAcatgtttctatttttatgttctttctCAGATTGGTATTCCTTTCGATGTGTTTGTTGTCTCTTTCGGGTGAGGGTTAGATCGATTCGAAGCTTCTGTGTTT
The nucleotide sequence above comes from Gossypium raimondii isolate GPD5lz chromosome 13, ASM2569854v1, whole genome shotgun sequence. Encoded proteins:
- the LOC105781874 gene encoding uncharacterized protein LOC105781874; this translates as MSTISFPRTNFFTYACNGSSPRHKLHSISLTPNTKMNTKSIGLVRKEDHSVLPRTSLITHLKFNSLEPSDEDLFHEKKLVFGNYVARQAVRDEELWVAAYLRAETHWEDQPGDERLIEHLKMDFIEREFNSLKMRCRGQFGQINKCVVAVCKPDLNVQRTVIKSVVGTLDISIRHLLHGETFPGQHKKYRFPIINTKNLQKYAYISNLCTRKSARRQGIGSNMMRFVIEFAKLSGIKSVYVHVCRDNKPAFNLYRKLNFEVVEMANSALEEEQMYLLCYKA